AAGGACCATCACCAGGTCTTGTTCCGGGCAAACCACGATAAAGTTCCCCCCGAACCCGGCCGCGTAATAGACGGACTCGGGGACCCCTTCCCATTGCCGGCTGCCCGGCCGGTTCAGCCACCACATAAACCCGTAATTCGGGTTGGGGGCCGAGGGCGAAACGGCCTGTTCAATCCACCCCGGGCTGAGCAATTGCTCCCCCTCCCAGCTGCCGTCCGACAGAAAAAGCAGTCCAAACCGGGCCATATCTTCCGCACTGATGAAAATCCCACCGCCGGAATGTCCTCCGCCGGTAACCGATTGCATCTTCAGCCCGTCTACCACGGTCCAGGCGTGGTCGTAGCCAAACCAGCGCCAGGTGGCGGAGGCCCCGACGGGGTCCATCAATTCCTCCTTGAGCACCCGTGGCAACGGCTGCCGCCAGAGGTGCGTGAGCACATAGGCCAGCACGTTCACGCGCACGTCGTTGTATTCCATGACGGTGCCCGGGGTGCGGAGCTCCCGGTGCTTCCAATCGTCGATGCCGCCTTCCCGGGGCGGGCGGTCCGCCCAGTCGTGCAACCCCCAGAGGCTGCCGGTCCAGTCCGAATTTTGTTGCAACAGGTGCGACCAGGTAATGCCCGAGTTGTGTTCGCCGGCAAAGGTCCCGTCCCAGATATATTCCGAAACCGGGTCGTCCACCGAGCGGATCAGGCCCCGGTCGGCGGCCAGGCCCGCCACAGTAGACAGGAAGCTCTTGGTGACGCTGAAGGTCATGTCCACCCGTCGGGTATCCCCCCAGGAAGCCAACACGTACCCGTTTTTCAGGATCAGGCCGGCCGGGCCGCCCCGCTTTTTCACCGGCCCCAGCAATTCGTGGTAGGGCTCCCGTTCAAATCACTCCAGGATCGCCCGGCGCAGGTCGCGGGATCCGCTGTATTCGTTGGCCCGGGCAAAGTCCACTGCCTCTGCGATGGCCGCCTCGTCCAGCCCGAGGGATTCCGGGGAACGGGTTTCCCAATCGGCCCCTCGGGGCGGGTAATAGAATCCCGCCTGGGCTGTTGCCACAGGAGCTGCGAGGATGAGGAGAAGAAAACAAAGTGCAAAGCGCATAACCATCAGTTTTAAGTTGTGTTGTCGGAAGCCGGTCCGCGGTCCGGGGCCATCCCTTTTGAAGCCGGCAGGTCCAGCCGCATGAGCCAGTCCCATTGCCGGTCGTTGCCGATATCGTATGGGTGTTTCCCAAATGTAACAAAACCCTGCCGCTCGTAGAATGCAATGGCCCGCGGGTTGTGTTCCCAGACGCCGAGCCATAGGTAGGTTTTCCCGGCGCTCCGCGCATGGCCGCAGATCCAGTCGAGCATACGGGCTCCCATCCCCCTGCCCTGGAAGCCGGCCAGCACATAGATGCGCTCAAGCTCCATGCCTTTGGGTTCCCTGAGCTCGGTTTGCGCATTCCCGGTATTCAGTTTGAAGTAACCCACCAGGTCCCCTTCGCTCCGGACAAAATAGAAGTGCATGTCCGGGTGGCGGAATTCGGTTTCGAGTTGGTTGCGTCCAAAGGCTTTCCGGAGGTAGGCGGCAAAATCCTCCGGGTTGTTCTGGGTTTCGAAGGCGCGGGAGAAAGTGGAAATGGAGACGTCCCGGAGCACGTCCAGGTCGGCGGGGGTACACCGGATGAATTCGAGCGGTTCCACGCTCTAAAGATACGGATTTCGCCAACCGGGTCCCGGACGGGACAACCCCGGTTTCATGTCTTAAAAAAAGTCCTGGTTTCAGGCTATAAAAAAGGCCCCTCGGAAGGGGCCTTCATGGCTGGTTGTTTAATTTGGCTTTTCGGCTCGGGCCTAAAGCATGAACAACTTTTTGGTGAGCAGGATCAGGCCGCTGATAAAGTCGTTGCGATAAACCTGAATTTCCTCCTGCGGGGGCATTTGGTTGATTTGGGACTCCATAGGCTATTTCGGTTAGCGAGACTTTGTTTGGGGAAAAAGGCTCAGATGCATGTTCGAATATACCAGATTTCCCGCATCGCGCACAGG
This genomic window from Robiginitalea biformata HTCC2501 contains:
- a CDS encoding serine hydrolase domain-containing protein, with the protein product MKKRGGPAGLILKNGYVLASWGDTRRVDMTFSVTKSFLSTVAGLAADRGLIRSVDDPVSEYIWDGTFAGEHNSGITWSHLLQQNSDWTGSLWGLHDWADRPPREGGIDDWKHRELRTPGTVMEYNDVRVNVLAYVLTHLWRQPLPRVLKEELMDPVGASATWRWFGYDHAWTVVDGLKMQSVTGGGHSGGGIFISAEDMARFGLLFLSDGSWEGEQLLSPGWIEQAVSPSAPNPNYGFMWWLNRPGSRQWEGVPESVYYAAGFGGNFIVVCPEQDLVMVLRWLEPSRIGEFVGKVFEGI
- a CDS encoding GNAT family N-acetyltransferase; translated protein: MEPLEFIRCTPADLDVLRDVSISTFSRAFETQNNPEDFAAYLRKAFGRNQLETEFRHPDMHFYFVRSEGDLVGYFKLNTGNAQTELREPKGMELERIYVLAGFQGRGMGARMLDWICGHARSAGKTYLWLGVWEHNPRAIAFYERQGFVTFGKHPYDIGNDRQWDWLMRLDLPASKGMAPDRGPASDNTT